The following coding sequences lie in one Mesorhizobium sp. NZP2298 genomic window:
- a CDS encoding ThuA domain-containing protein, translating into MAKRALIAWGGWEGHTPERSAEVVRKLLERNGFDVALGEGTAMFADPELPSFDLIVPVITMSTIEKAELQNLTQAVRGGSGLGGFHGTMGDSFRNEPDYQFMTGGQWVAHPGNIIDYRVVITRPDDPITRGIGDFAYRSEQYYMHVDPSNEVLATTTFRDAHFPGIGGVVMPVVWKRRYGAGKIFYSSLGHTADEFAVPEMALIVERGLLWAARG; encoded by the coding sequence ATGGCGAAGAGGGCCCTGATTGCCTGGGGCGGCTGGGAAGGCCACACGCCCGAGCGTAGCGCCGAGGTTGTGCGCAAACTACTTGAGCGCAACGGATTTGATGTCGCGCTGGGCGAGGGCACGGCGATGTTCGCCGATCCGGAATTGCCTTCCTTCGACCTCATCGTGCCCGTCATTACGATGTCGACGATCGAGAAGGCGGAGCTTCAGAACCTGACGCAGGCCGTTCGGGGCGGAAGCGGGCTCGGCGGCTTCCACGGCACGATGGGCGACAGTTTTCGCAACGAGCCCGACTACCAGTTCATGACCGGCGGCCAGTGGGTCGCGCATCCCGGCAACATCATCGACTACCGGGTGGTCATTACCCGGCCGGACGATCCGATCACCAGGGGGATCGGCGACTTCGCCTATCGGTCGGAGCAGTATTACATGCATGTCGACCCGAGCAATGAGGTGCTCGCGACGACGACGTTCCGCGATGCCCATTTCCCGGGTATTGGCGGCGTCGTCATGCCGGTGGTCTGGAAGCGGCGGTATGGCGCGGGGAAGATCTTCTACAGTTCGCTTGGGCACACGGCGGATGAGTTCGCGGTGCCTGAGATGGCGCTGATCGTGGAACGCGGTTTGCTCTGGGCGGCGCGGGGTTGA
- a CDS encoding ABC transporter permease → MKLAGSGKSDGARMGIKMSQELVVVAISVILFLAFSATLNNFLTQGNIIAILKNVSILGTLAVGMGFIVVGRGIDLTMVAVMVVGVAFSIWISTWGVDFTLAVACGALLAAAIGLFTGIMVAIAEIPPIFATLAIASSVYGSGRIVFASDVLYAPSNIAWLKFIGSGTILGIPMVVIIFAAVAALMGFFLRKTRFGRLVYATGDNPNAARTTGLPTRPIIVTQYVLSALIAFTAGIIMLGLVTGIDTRLYNSSLIYDVLLVVVLGGIGLSGGQGGVRNVIVGTILVGILTNGMTILNFSYTSQNLIKSVILLGALAIDAIINPRDEQTSQSGDI, encoded by the coding sequence ATGAAATTGGCTGGTTCGGGCAAATCCGACGGCGCGCGCATGGGCATCAAGATGTCCCAGGAGCTCGTCGTCGTCGCGATCTCGGTCATCCTCTTCCTCGCCTTCTCCGCGACGCTCAACAATTTCCTGACCCAGGGCAACATCATTGCCATCCTGAAGAACGTCTCCATCCTCGGGACGCTGGCGGTCGGCATGGGCTTCATCGTCGTCGGCCGCGGCATTGATCTCACCATGGTGGCGGTGATGGTGGTCGGCGTCGCCTTCTCGATCTGGATTTCCACCTGGGGCGTGGACTTCACGCTGGCCGTGGCCTGCGGCGCCCTTCTTGCCGCGGCCATCGGCCTGTTCACCGGCATCATGGTTGCGATTGCCGAAATCCCGCCGATCTTCGCCACGCTGGCCATCGCCTCCTCGGTCTACGGCTCGGGCCGCATCGTCTTTGCCTCCGACGTGCTCTACGCGCCGTCAAACATCGCCTGGCTGAAATTCATCGGCAGCGGCACCATCCTCGGCATCCCGATGGTCGTGATCATCTTCGCGGCGGTTGCGGCGCTGATGGGCTTCTTCCTGCGCAAGACCCGCTTCGGCCGGCTGGTCTATGCCACGGGTGACAATCCGAACGCTGCCCGCACCACCGGCCTGCCGACGCGCCCGATCATCGTGACGCAATATGTGCTGAGCGCGCTCATCGCCTTTACCGCCGGCATCATCATGCTGGGGCTGGTCACCGGCATCGACACGCGCCTTTACAATTCCAGCCTGATCTACGACGTGCTTCTGGTCGTGGTGCTGGGCGGCATCGGCCTCTCCGGCGGCCAGGGCGGCGTGCGCAACGTCATCGTCGGCACCATCCTGGTCGGCATCCTGACCAACGGCATGACCATCCTGAACTTCAGCTACACCAGCCAGAACCTGATCAAGAGCGTGATCCTGCTGGGTGCGCTGGCGATCGACGCCATCATCAATCCGCGCGACGAGCAGACCTCGCAAAGCGGCGACATCTGA
- a CDS encoding NAD(P)/FAD-dependent oxidoreductase: MAIVRDFGEAPVDALVIGGGIAGCTLAYELARRGIKTTILEQSMIAAESSGRNTGTLLSGPQKEVVELLDASVEVYAELADGPVPFEFAAIAHLLISEDEASFEAAATVADRYRAAGVPMQKIAGTELARDHPRIGFNVAGGYCVGRAWTLEPMGATHAFAHAAREAGATIRTGLRVAQIFSKGGKVQGALTDQGIIPADLVFIANGLWMSDLLRRTVGDGPLPGLPFTAGRGWLIQLGRLDFELPWIVEELTWPDQEELGRRMKLEGLADVAAQRDDQPAVEAICLNPMRGGDARLGASVQPAFRDLVRNTDMASRIASRTLRMLPGLGSPRVRNVYPGNRPMLSDGLPVAGRTAVEGLFVHGGMGSIGMHAAPATARWLVDAVLSGDGNPGQEWLRPDRFAGWGAA, encoded by the coding sequence ATGGCCATCGTCAGGGATTTCGGCGAGGCGCCGGTGGACGCCCTGGTCATCGGCGGTGGCATTGCCGGTTGCACGCTCGCCTATGAGCTGGCCCGCCGTGGCATCAAGACGACGATCCTCGAGCAAAGCATGATCGCGGCCGAATCGTCGGGGCGGAACACCGGCACCTTGCTCAGCGGGCCGCAGAAGGAAGTGGTCGAACTGCTGGACGCCAGTGTCGAGGTCTATGCGGAACTCGCCGACGGACCCGTTCCCTTCGAATTCGCTGCCATCGCGCATCTGCTGATTTCCGAGGACGAAGCCAGTTTCGAGGCCGCCGCCACCGTGGCGGACCGCTACCGGGCGGCCGGCGTGCCGATGCAGAAGATCGCGGGCACGGAGCTGGCGCGGGATCATCCGCGCATCGGCTTCAACGTGGCCGGCGGCTATTGCGTCGGCCGCGCCTGGACCCTGGAGCCGATGGGGGCGACACACGCCTTCGCCCACGCCGCCCGCGAAGCCGGAGCGACCATCCGCACGGGCCTGCGCGTCGCCCAGATCTTCTCGAAAGGCGGCAAGGTGCAGGGCGCGCTGACCGACCAGGGCATCATTCCGGCCGATCTCGTCTTTATCGCCAACGGCCTGTGGATGTCGGATCTGTTGCGGCGCACCGTCGGCGACGGACCGCTCCCCGGCCTGCCCTTCACCGCCGGGCGGGGCTGGCTGATCCAGCTGGGCAGGCTCGACTTCGAATTGCCATGGATCGTCGAGGAGCTGACATGGCCGGATCAGGAGGAGCTCGGCCGGCGCATGAAGCTCGAAGGCCTAGCCGACGTCGCCGCCCAGCGCGACGACCAGCCGGCGGTGGAGGCGATCTGCCTCAACCCGATGCGCGGCGGCGATGCCCGGCTCGGCGCTTCGGTCCAACCCGCCTTTCGCGATCTCGTCCGCAACACCGACATGGCGAGCCGCATCGCCAGCCGCACGCTGCGCATGCTGCCCGGCCTCGGCTCACCGCGGGTCAGGAACGTCTATCCAGGCAACCGCCCGATGCTGTCCGACGGCCTGCCGGTCGCCGGCAGGACGGCTGTCGAGGGCCTGTTCGTGCATGGCGGCATGGGTTCCATCGGCATGCATGCCGCACCCGCCACGGCGCGCTGGCTGGTCGACGCGGTGCTTTCCGGTGACGGCAATCCAGGCCAGGAATGGCTGCGCCCCGACCGCTTTGCGGGATGGGGAGCAGCCTGA
- a CDS encoding alpha-D-ribose 1-methylphosphonate 5-triphosphate diphosphatase: MWLSEFEIVLRDRVVPNGAVRIEDGRIAEIRDAPVEHADIEGGGRLLLPGFIDMHGDMVEKEVEPRTGVHVPMRIGIAELDKKLASCGVTTAYAALSFIGASVTSGVLRSEDHTSAIIETMAELKDDLLVDHRIHARFEVTFTPAIAMLQKLMDAGRLHLISLMDHTPGQGQYRDVELYIARIANERGMSVAAASEVVGKRMAGRKGQGDVLNALQDLSARARAHGVVLASHDDDTLEKVELVHGLGAALSEFPVTLEAAREARRLGMHTAMGAPNALRGESYSGNLSARQAYEAGLLDMLASDYHPASILPAVLGLAALRGEGLVTAAALTSANPAGALGLTDRGAIEPGLLADLVVADRHPVPRVRATFRAGRMIYGDGTLAPARKAERLGHAS; the protein is encoded by the coding sequence ATGTGGCTGAGTGAATTCGAGATCGTCCTGCGCGACCGTGTCGTCCCGAACGGCGCCGTCAGGATCGAAGACGGCCGGATTGCCGAGATCCGCGACGCGCCTGTCGAGCATGCCGACATTGAGGGCGGCGGGCGCCTGCTTCTGCCGGGCTTCATCGACATGCATGGCGACATGGTGGAGAAGGAAGTCGAGCCGCGCACCGGCGTCCACGTGCCGATGCGGATCGGCATCGCCGAGCTCGACAAGAAGCTTGCCTCATGTGGCGTCACCACGGCCTATGCCGCGCTCTCCTTCATCGGCGCCAGCGTCACCAGCGGCGTGCTGCGCTCGGAAGATCATACGTCGGCGATTATCGAGACCATGGCCGAACTGAAGGACGACCTGCTGGTCGACCACCGCATCCATGCCCGCTTCGAGGTGACCTTCACCCCCGCGATCGCCATGCTGCAGAAGCTGATGGATGCCGGCCGGCTGCACCTGATCTCGCTGATGGATCACACACCCGGACAAGGGCAATACCGCGACGTCGAACTCTACATCGCCCGCATCGCCAACGAGCGCGGCATGTCCGTTGCCGCGGCCTCCGAGGTCGTCGGCAAGCGCATGGCCGGTCGCAAGGGCCAGGGCGATGTGCTGAACGCGCTGCAGGACCTGTCGGCCCGCGCGCGGGCCCATGGCGTCGTGCTGGCCTCGCATGACGACGACACATTGGAGAAGGTGGAGCTCGTCCATGGCCTGGGCGCCGCGCTCAGCGAATTCCCGGTGACGCTCGAGGCAGCGCGGGAAGCCCGCAGGCTCGGCATGCACACCGCCATGGGCGCGCCCAACGCGTTGCGCGGGGAATCCTATTCCGGCAATCTTTCCGCGCGGCAGGCCTACGAGGCCGGGCTGCTCGACATGCTGGCCAGCGACTACCACCCGGCCTCGATCCTGCCGGCCGTGCTCGGCCTGGCGGCGCTGCGTGGCGAAGGGCTGGTGACGGCGGCGGCGCTGACAAGCGCCAATCCTGCCGGGGCCCTGGGGCTCACGGATCGTGGCGCCATCGAGCCCGGCCTCCTGGCCGATCTCGTGGTGGCCGACCGCCATCCGGTGCCACGCGTCCGTGCTACCTTCCGCGCCGGCCGGATGATCTACGGCGATGGCACGCTGGCACCGGCGCGGAAAGCGGAGCGCCTTGGCCACGCGAGTTGA
- a CDS encoding amidase produces the protein MTDASLHIVEATIEQLRRALDEGLVTSVELVGAYLRRIAHFDRHGISLNAVPVLNPDMFEEAAASDRRRRDGALLGPLDGIPYTAKDSYKVKGLTVAAGSPAFEHLVANEDAFTIARLRAGGAVLVGLTNMPPMANGGMQRGVYGRAESPYNADYLTAAFASGSSNGSGTATSTSFCAFGLGEETWSSGRAPATNNALVAYTPSRGVISVRGNWPLVPTMDVVVPHTRSVPDMLELLDVIVAEDPETRGDFWRAQPWVVLPRNSEVRPPRYTELTLGGSLKGKRLGVPRMYIGRDGEANRPIETRASVLALWEQAAADLRRLGAEVVEVDFPVVSNYERDRPGARTMAERGLVPPDFADREIWDLCIWGWDDFLRANADPTLPDLASVDGPRIFPQPPGTLPDRYEGGFDVAEYVERAKSGVTPFKDIPTIADGLKGLETTRRVDFEDWLDANGIDAVVLPAVADFGPADADISEASAALAWRNGTWVANGNLVWRHFGIPTVTVPMGTMADIGMPVGLTFAGKAYDDESLLRMAGDYERATQRRTSPPRTPELTDDVFSRRSTRAGSGKAPPLAIALAAETRTLDGQDEIVIALDLPIEATNASIKVHVNGEPVAMQRSDARFRGRALVPAAEHQRFHSVWRGSYGSIVTAVVRLEDGRSAGAYTVTGGIG, from the coding sequence ATGACCGATGCCAGCCTGCACATCGTCGAAGCCACCATCGAACAATTGCGCCGTGCGCTCGACGAGGGCCTCGTCACCAGCGTCGAACTGGTCGGGGCCTATCTCAGGCGCATCGCGCATTTCGACCGTCACGGCATCAGCCTCAACGCCGTTCCGGTGCTCAATCCTGATATGTTCGAGGAGGCCGCCGCTTCCGACCGGCGGCGACGCGACGGCGCCTTGCTCGGGCCGCTCGACGGCATCCCCTACACCGCCAAGGACAGCTACAAGGTCAAAGGCCTGACGGTCGCCGCGGGCTCGCCGGCCTTCGAGCATCTCGTCGCCAACGAGGACGCCTTCACCATAGCCCGGCTGCGCGCCGGCGGCGCGGTGCTGGTCGGCCTCACCAACATGCCGCCAATGGCCAATGGCGGCATGCAGCGCGGCGTCTATGGCCGCGCCGAAAGCCCCTACAATGCCGATTACCTGACAGCCGCCTTCGCGTCGGGCTCGTCCAATGGCTCCGGCACGGCGACATCAACCAGTTTCTGCGCTTTCGGGCTGGGCGAGGAAACCTGGTCGTCCGGGCGCGCGCCGGCCACCAACAACGCGCTGGTCGCCTACACGCCCTCGCGCGGCGTGATTTCCGTGCGCGGCAACTGGCCGCTGGTGCCGACCATGGATGTCGTGGTGCCGCACACGCGCAGCGTGCCCGACATGCTCGAACTGCTCGACGTGATCGTCGCCGAGGATCCTGAGACGCGAGGCGACTTCTGGCGCGCGCAGCCCTGGGTCGTGCTGCCCAGGAACTCGGAGGTGCGGCCGCCACGCTACACCGAATTGACGCTCGGGGGTTCGCTGAAGGGCAAACGGCTCGGCGTGCCCCGCATGTATATCGGCCGCGACGGCGAGGCCAACCGGCCGATCGAAACCCGGGCTTCGGTGCTTGCACTATGGGAACAGGCAGCCGCCGACCTAAGAAGGCTGGGCGCCGAGGTGGTGGAGGTCGATTTTCCTGTCGTCTCCAATTACGAACGCGACCGCCCCGGCGCGCGCACCATGGCCGAGCGAGGGCTGGTGCCGCCGGATTTCGCCGACCGCGAAATCTGGGACCTCTGCATCTGGGGCTGGGACGATTTCCTGCGCGCCAATGCCGACCCGACGCTGCCCGATCTCGCCTCGGTCGACGGCCCCCGGATCTTTCCGCAGCCGCCCGGCACGCTGCCCGACCGCTATGAAGGCGGCTTCGATGTCGCTGAATATGTCGAGCGCGCCAAATCCGGTGTCACGCCCTTCAAGGACATCCCGACTATTGCAGATGGGCTGAAAGGGTTGGAAACAACAAGGCGCGTCGATTTCGAGGACTGGCTGGACGCAAACGGCATCGACGCCGTCGTGCTGCCCGCCGTGGCTGATTTCGGCCCCGCCGATGCCGACATCAGCGAGGCGTCGGCCGCGCTCGCCTGGCGCAACGGCACCTGGGTCGCCAACGGCAATCTGGTCTGGCGTCATTTCGGCATCCCGACCGTCACCGTGCCGATGGGCACCATGGCCGATATCGGCATGCCCGTCGGCCTCACCTTCGCCGGCAAGGCCTATGACGACGAAAGCCTGCTGCGCATGGCCGGTGATTATGAACGCGCCACGCAGCGCCGCACGAGCCCGCCACGCACGCCGGAGCTGACCGATGATGTGTTTTCACGCCGGTCCACTCGAGCCGGCAGCGGCAAGGCGCCACCACTCGCAATCGCACTTGCCGCCGAGACGCGCACTTTGGACGGACAGGACGAAATCGTCATCGCGCTCGATCTGCCCATCGAGGCGACGAACGCCAGCATCAAGGTGCACGTCAACGGAGAGCCCGTCGCCATGCAGCGGAGCGACGCGCGCTTCAGAGGACGGGCGCTTGTTCCGGCCGCCGAGCATCAGCGCTTCCATAGCGTCTGGCGCGGCTCGTATGGCTCGATCGTTACGGCGGTGGTGCGATTGGAGGATGGACGCAGCGCGGGCGCCTACACCGTCACCGGAGGGATTGGATGA
- a CDS encoding class I SAM-dependent methyltransferase: MQTVFDGQSLITAETIAGSLRKGTLEHHGEAFETARAELALILHATQQQVEQQKFPAEIVRRLLSLLNALRAKVHPDVWQALIPVAQNHPILNYFLQDPLTHWSFTKPRGYSGDAELLDYIYCDPHVAESVANASEIGKALYSHTQNVPSCVAARERRDLLTRYVDEVAARNGPETEVLAIAAGHLREANRSVALAEGGLKRWVALDQDPQSVGLIARDFQGTAVEAIDGSVRTVLTRGHKLGKFDLIYASGLYDYLQHNVAVKLTKTCLQMLKPNGTFLFANYAEGTPDAGYRETFMDWVLLLRSEVDMWNIVNASVDRNTVEARVYFGENRNVLYAVIEKRG; the protein is encoded by the coding sequence GTGCAAACCGTGTTCGATGGCCAAAGCCTGATTACCGCAGAGACGATCGCCGGCAGTCTGCGTAAAGGCACGCTTGAGCATCATGGCGAAGCGTTCGAAACCGCCCGCGCGGAACTGGCGCTCATCCTCCACGCGACACAGCAACAGGTCGAGCAGCAGAAATTTCCCGCCGAGATCGTCCGCCGCCTGCTGTCGCTGCTCAATGCGCTGCGTGCCAAGGTTCATCCCGATGTCTGGCAAGCCCTGATACCGGTGGCGCAGAACCACCCGATCCTGAACTACTTCCTCCAGGATCCGCTGACGCACTGGTCCTTCACCAAGCCCAGGGGGTATTCCGGCGACGCGGAGCTGCTCGACTACATCTATTGCGACCCGCACGTGGCCGAGAGCGTGGCCAACGCCTCGGAGATCGGCAAGGCGCTTTACAGCCATACCCAGAACGTTCCGTCATGCGTCGCGGCGCGGGAACGGCGCGATCTCCTGACCCGCTATGTCGATGAGGTCGCGGCCCGGAACGGACCCGAAACCGAGGTGCTGGCGATCGCCGCCGGCCATTTGCGCGAAGCCAATCGCTCCGTCGCCTTGGCCGAAGGCGGTCTCAAGCGTTGGGTCGCGCTCGACCAGGATCCGCAGAGTGTCGGACTGATCGCGCGCGACTTCCAGGGCACCGCGGTCGAGGCCATCGACGGCTCGGTGCGGACGGTGCTCACCAGGGGCCACAAACTCGGCAAGTTCGACCTCATCTACGCCTCCGGCCTCTACGACTACCTCCAGCACAACGTCGCCGTGAAGCTGACCAAGACCTGCCTGCAGATGCTGAAGCCGAACGGTACATTCCTGTTCGCCAACTACGCCGAGGGAACCCCCGACGCCGGCTACCGGGAAACGTTCATGGACTGGGTGCTGCTGCTGCGCTCGGAAGTCGACATGTGGAACATCGTCAATGCCAGCGTCGACCGCAACACCGTCGAGGCGCGGGTGTACTTCGGCGAGAACCGCAACGTGCTGTACGCCGTGATTGAAAAGCGCGGTTAA
- a CDS encoding LLM class flavin-dependent oxidoreductase, with product MKKIGFLSFGHWTPSSQSQVRSASDALLQSIDLAVAAEQLGADGAYFRVHHFARQLASPFPLLAAVGAKTSRIEIGTAVIDMRYENPLYMAEDAGAADIIAGGRLQLGISRGSPEQVIDGWRYFGYQPQEGKSDADMARHHAEVFLDTLRGEGFAQPNPRPMFPNPPGLLRLEPHSEGLRERIWWGAATNATSEWAAKLGMNLQSSTLKFDETGKPFHIQQAEQIRVYREAWKAAGHAREPRVSVSRSIFALVDDRDRAYFGRGNESRDQIGFIEENTRAIFGRSYAAEPDVLIKELAQDEAIAEADTLLLTVPNQLGVDYNAHVIEAILTHVAPALGWR from the coding sequence ATGAAAAAAATCGGTTTCCTGTCATTCGGGCATTGGACGCCCTCTTCGCAATCGCAGGTGCGCTCGGCTTCGGACGCGCTGCTGCAATCCATCGATCTCGCCGTCGCGGCCGAACAGCTCGGCGCGGATGGCGCCTATTTCCGCGTGCATCATTTTGCCCGCCAGCTCGCTTCGCCATTCCCGCTGCTGGCGGCTGTCGGCGCCAAGACCAGCCGCATCGAGATCGGCACCGCCGTCATCGACATGCGTTACGAGAACCCGCTCTACATGGCCGAGGATGCGGGTGCCGCCGACATCATCGCCGGAGGCCGCCTGCAGCTCGGCATCAGTCGTGGCTCGCCCGAGCAGGTGATCGATGGCTGGCGCTATTTCGGCTACCAGCCGCAGGAGGGCAAAAGCGACGCCGACATGGCGCGGCATCACGCCGAGGTCTTCCTCGACACGCTGCGCGGCGAAGGCTTCGCCCAGCCCAATCCGCGGCCCATGTTCCCCAACCCGCCCGGCCTGCTCAGGCTCGAGCCGCATTCGGAAGGCTTGCGCGAGCGCATCTGGTGGGGTGCTGCCACCAACGCCACCTCGGAATGGGCGGCCAAGCTCGGCATGAACCTGCAGAGCTCGACGCTCAAATTCGACGAGACCGGTAAGCCGTTCCACATCCAGCAGGCCGAGCAGATCCGGGTCTATCGCGAGGCCTGGAAGGCGGCCGGCCACGCGCGCGAGCCGCGCGTCTCGGTCAGTCGCAGCATCTTCGCGCTGGTCGACGACCGCGACCGCGCCTATTTCGGGCGTGGCAATGAAAGCCGCGACCAGATTGGCTTCATCGAGGAGAACACCAGGGCGATCTTCGGCCGCAGCTACGCCGCCGAGCCGGATGTGCTGATCAAGGAATTGGCGCAGGACGAGGCGATCGCCGAGGCCGACACGCTGCTGCTCACCGTGCCCAACCAACTCGGCGTCGACTACAACGCCCATGTCATCGAGGCGATCCTGACCCATGTCGCGCCAGCGCTGGGCTGGCGCTGA
- a CDS encoding sugar ABC transporter substrate-binding protein, protein MKLFKNCLFAGLTALTLLSAANVTTAQETDQVGRAPYLESLKGKKVIFVPISQGMDLNQSWVVVWQRHAARYGFSLEVRDPNGDTNAGIRAMQGAIAEKPDLIIVQNPDVQTYARLLKQAQAAGIKVLQVNMQSATQTDSYVGNDWIEMGRLEMGELAKHCTGPNAVSHKVVWLAGVQTGAANIYMRTGIDEVLKANPELQLVSDQPADYMSEKARQITETVLQQHPDLCGIMGIWDNAEVGAGAAVAAAGKQDQVTIVTNGAGSATGCESIKNGLLDVIFNFNSPIQAEIAAQQISELLQHPERQAGSEKTIFFGPITRVDKTNATGRNCWKLDELK, encoded by the coding sequence ATGAAGTTATTCAAGAACTGCCTGTTCGCGGGCCTGACGGCGCTCACGCTGCTCAGCGCCGCGAACGTCACCACGGCGCAGGAAACCGACCAGGTCGGGCGCGCCCCCTACCTGGAGTCGCTCAAGGGCAAGAAGGTGATCTTCGTGCCAATCTCGCAAGGCATGGACCTCAACCAGTCCTGGGTGGTGGTATGGCAGCGTCATGCCGCCCGCTACGGCTTCAGCCTCGAAGTGCGCGATCCCAACGGCGACACCAATGCCGGCATCCGCGCCATGCAGGGCGCCATCGCCGAGAAGCCGGACCTGATCATCGTGCAGAACCCCGACGTGCAGACCTATGCCCGCTTGCTGAAGCAGGCGCAGGCCGCCGGCATCAAGGTGCTGCAGGTCAACATGCAGTCGGCGACCCAGACCGACAGCTATGTCGGCAATGATTGGATCGAGATGGGCCGTCTCGAAATGGGCGAACTGGCCAAGCACTGCACCGGGCCGAATGCCGTCTCGCACAAGGTGGTCTGGCTTGCCGGCGTCCAGACGGGCGCGGCCAACATCTACATGCGCACCGGCATCGATGAGGTGCTGAAGGCCAATCCCGAACTGCAGCTCGTCTCCGACCAGCCGGCCGACTACATGAGCGAAAAAGCCCGCCAGATCACCGAGACGGTCCTCCAGCAGCATCCGGACCTGTGCGGCATCATGGGCATCTGGGACAACGCCGAAGTCGGCGCCGGTGCCGCCGTCGCGGCCGCCGGCAAGCAGGATCAGGTGACCATCGTCACCAATGGCGCGGGCAGCGCCACCGGCTGCGAGAGCATCAAGAACGGCCTGCTCGATGTGATCTTCAACTTCAACTCGCCCATCCAGGCGGAGATCGCCGCGCAGCAGATTTCGGAATTGCTGCAGCATCCCGAGCGGCAGGCGGGCAGCGAGAAGACCATCTTCTTCGGTCCGATCACCCGCGTCGACAAGACCAACGCCACCGGCAGGAACTGCTGGAAGCTGGACGAGCTCAAGTAA